One Chitinophagaceae bacterium C216 genomic window carries:
- the phhB gene encoding Putative pterin-4-alpha-carbinolamine dehydratase, whose protein sequence is MWQEQNNKLFKKFTFKTFSEAFAFMTRVALEAEKMNHHPEWKNVYNTVEIWLSTHDAGDIITEKDRLLAEKIDQLQ, encoded by the coding sequence ATGTGGCAGGAGCAAAACAATAAGCTGTTTAAAAAATTTACTTTTAAAACCTTCAGCGAAGCTTTTGCTTTCATGACGCGGGTGGCGCTAGAAGCCGAAAAAATGAACCACCATCCGGAGTGGAAAAATGTGTATAATACGGTAGAAATATGGCTTAGCACACATGATGCTGGTGATATCATTACCGAAAAAGACCGATTGCTCGCAGAGAAAATTGACCAATTACAGTAA
- the surA_1 gene encoding Chaperone SurA, with protein MSIIQKIQDQYAKVMAVIIAIALIVFVIMLAFENGGTLFRGDVTTVGKVNGEVIDYDRFRIQVEQQTMMLQQRGMGSGEAVSQQALEQAWNGEIARILLNQETGKLGIDVGKKELNDILFGSNPPQELLQAFQDPQTGRYNPALAQQQINQIKTKGTEEQKAQLNAFLEQMAFQRLAEKFDALFTTSINFPKWMIEKENAQNSLLSKISFVREPYSSIPDSTVKVTNEDIQKYIDKHKEEFKQTESRSISYVAFNAEPSAADSAQIRESLLALKPAFDSVTDVKAFLRNQGVNNYYDGYISANRIQVPMKDSIFKVGIGNIYGPYIDAGNYVLAKVVAQRNIPDTVKIRHILVGTMQMDPQTGQQIPIRDDSTAKKLADSIALAIRNGANFDSLVVKFSNDPGSVNNGGVYDGVPSGQMVPEFNDFIFTNPVGAKGVVKTDYGYHYIEILSQKGSSTGYKIAYLNKPIEASAETDMAANSQATKFAAQVKDRKSFEEAADKLQKEKGVYRSVAQDIAPTASFVPGLGASRTFVKSIYNAKLGEIVQPERVGDYYVVAIVTEVNKEGTMSVDKARFMVEPLLINQKKAELISQKIGKITTLEAVAEKLKKPIEVADSLRFSGQFAQSIGFEPKVIGAAFNKENVNKVVNEPIAGTQGVYVVRIDNLTATPVEAANVEETRKMRYMQGKQQAQYQTFQALKEAASIKDYRAKFY; from the coding sequence ATGTCGATTATACAGAAAATCCAGGACCAGTACGCCAAGGTAATGGCGGTAATCATTGCCATTGCGCTTATTGTATTTGTAATAATGCTTGCTTTTGAGAATGGCGGAACTTTATTTAGAGGCGATGTAACGACCGTGGGTAAAGTAAACGGCGAAGTAATAGACTACGACCGCTTTCGAATCCAGGTGGAGCAACAAACTATGATGTTGCAACAAAGAGGAATGGGCTCCGGAGAGGCTGTATCCCAGCAGGCACTGGAACAAGCCTGGAATGGCGAAATTGCAAGAATTTTGCTGAATCAGGAAACCGGTAAGCTGGGTATCGATGTAGGTAAAAAAGAATTGAACGATATTTTATTTGGATCCAATCCTCCTCAGGAGCTGCTTCAAGCTTTCCAGGATCCGCAAACTGGACGGTATAATCCGGCGCTGGCTCAGCAACAAATTAATCAAATAAAAACCAAAGGAACAGAAGAGCAAAAAGCGCAGCTAAATGCTTTTCTGGAACAGATGGCATTCCAGCGTTTGGCCGAGAAGTTTGATGCACTCTTCACTACAAGCATCAACTTTCCAAAATGGATGATTGAAAAGGAAAACGCACAAAACAGTCTGCTTTCCAAAATTTCTTTTGTGCGGGAACCTTATAGCAGCATTCCGGACTCTACAGTAAAAGTGACTAATGAAGACATTCAGAAATACATTGACAAACACAAAGAAGAGTTCAAGCAAACTGAAAGTCGCAGTATTAGCTATGTAGCTTTCAATGCAGAGCCTAGTGCTGCCGATAGTGCTCAAATTCGTGAAAGTCTTTTAGCGCTTAAACCAGCTTTTGATAGCGTAACAGATGTCAAAGCTTTCCTAAGAAATCAGGGGGTCAATAACTATTACGATGGTTATATCAGCGCTAATCGCATTCAAGTGCCTATGAAGGATTCCATTTTTAAAGTTGGCATAGGCAATATTTATGGACCCTACATTGATGCCGGTAATTATGTGCTGGCTAAAGTGGTGGCACAAAGAAATATTCCTGATACCGTAAAAATCAGACATATACTGGTAGGTACAATGCAAATGGATCCGCAAACTGGTCAGCAAATTCCAATCAGAGATGATTCTACCGCCAAAAAACTGGCCGATAGCATTGCACTTGCCATTCGCAACGGAGCCAATTTTGATTCTCTTGTTGTAAAATTCTCTAATGATCCAGGAAGTGTGAATAACGGTGGGGTGTATGATGGTGTGCCTTCCGGACAAATGGTTCCAGAGTTTAACGACTTTATTTTTACCAATCCAGTAGGAGCAAAAGGGGTTGTAAAAACAGATTACGGATATCACTATATAGAAATTCTTTCTCAAAAAGGTAGCAGTACTGGTTATAAAATTGCATATCTGAACAAGCCTATTGAGGCAAGTGCCGAAACCGATATGGCTGCTAACAGCCAGGCTACCAAATTTGCAGCACAGGTAAAAGACAGAAAATCTTTCGAAGAGGCCGCGGATAAATTGCAGAAAGAAAAAGGCGTTTACCGATCTGTTGCTCAGGATATTGCACCAACCGCATCTTTTGTTCCCGGTTTGGGGGCATCCCGCACCTTTGTGAAAAGTATTTATAATGCAAAACTGGGAGAAATTGTTCAGCCCGAGCGTGTAGGTGACTACTATGTTGTAGCCATTGTTACCGAAGTGAATAAAGAAGGAACCATGAGCGTAGATAAAGCAAGATTCATGGTAGAACCTTTATTGATAAACCAGAAAAAAGCTGAGCTTATCTCTCAGAAAATAGGCAAGATTACAACACTTGAAGCTGTAGCCGAAAAACTGAAAAAGCCAATTGAAGTGGCCGACAGTCTTCGTTTCAGCGGTCAGTTTGCTCAGTCAATCGGTTTTGAACCGAAGGTTATCGGAGCCGCCTTTAATAAGGAAAATGTGAACAAAGTAGTAAATGAGCCTATTGCAGGTACACAAGGTGTATATGTAGTAAGAATTGATAACCTGACTGCAACACCCGTAGAAGCAGCTAATGTAGAAGAAACTCGAAAAATGCGTTACATGCAAGGCAAACAGCAGGCGCAGTATCAAACCTTCCAGGCTCTTAAAGAGGCTGCCTCTATTAAAGACTACCGGGCTAAGTTCTATTAA
- the corA gene encoding Cobalt/magnesium transport protein CorA: protein MRPEKYLKYLFLPNLLELFSTERTKEILSVNPTIVPVREEATNVIITAYVYNKEDIREYKNISVEEVLTLKQDNHIVWINIDGLRKDDVDKVGECYGIHPLLREDILSLHQRPKMEEIDDILFCLTHMLYYNEERKSVGYEQISLVLGKNFIITFQEDPTRDMFTSLRERLKLPTSKTRGKEADYLYYTLMDTIVDNYFIVMDKLRDSIEDLEEEIIRHTTKRSLAHINALRKELIVLKRSVFPMRDVVSGLIKSDSDLLTEFNERFYKDVYDHIIQAIDLVENYRDMIMGLQDLYINNVNLKMNEVMKVMAIVTCLLAPATVIGGIFGMNFTNIPMSDFHWGFWIAVAAMLLIPAWMLLLFKKRKWF, encoded by the coding sequence ATGCGTCCGGAAAAATATCTGAAGTACCTCTTTCTCCCCAACTTATTAGAACTTTTCAGTACTGAACGTACCAAAGAAATACTTTCCGTCAATCCTACTATTGTACCTGTGCGGGAAGAAGCTACCAACGTTATCATTACTGCGTACGTTTATAATAAAGAGGATATTCGGGAGTATAAAAACATATCTGTTGAAGAGGTATTAACACTGAAACAGGATAATCATATAGTGTGGATAAATATCGATGGCTTGCGTAAAGATGATGTGGATAAGGTGGGAGAGTGTTACGGTATTCATCCGCTGCTTAGAGAGGATATCCTCAGTCTTCATCAGCGCCCTAAAATGGAAGAGATTGATGATATTCTTTTCTGCCTGACGCATATGTTGTATTACAACGAAGAACGAAAATCGGTGGGGTATGAGCAGATTAGCCTTGTACTGGGCAAAAATTTCATTATTACCTTTCAGGAAGATCCTACCAGAGACATGTTCACTTCATTAAGGGAGCGGTTAAAACTTCCTACCAGTAAAACCCGCGGGAAGGAAGCCGATTACCTGTACTATACGCTGATGGACACCATCGTGGATAATTATTTTATAGTGATGGATAAGTTGCGCGATAGTATTGAAGACTTGGAGGAAGAGATCATACGTCATACCACCAAACGCTCACTGGCACATATCAATGCCTTGCGCAAAGAGCTCATCGTTCTAAAACGCAGCGTGTTTCCCATGAGAGATGTTGTCAGCGGCCTTATTAAAAGCGATAGTGATTTGCTTACGGAGTTCAACGAGCGATTTTATAAAGATGTTTACGACCACATCATACAAGCTATAGATTTGGTGGAAAACTATCGCGATATGATAATGGGACTACAGGACCTGTATATCAATAACGTAAATCTAAAGATGAACGAAGTGATGAAAGTAATGGCTATCGTAACCTGCTTATTAGCGCCGGCAACGGTTATAGGTGGCATCTTTGGAATGAACTTCACCAATATTCCGATGTCTGACTTCCACTGGGGATTTTGGATTGCTGTGGCCGCTATGCTGCTGATTCCTGCATGGATGTTGTTACTATTTAAGAAACGAAAATGGTTTTAA